A section of the Lepus europaeus isolate LE1 chromosome 10, mLepTim1.pri, whole genome shotgun sequence genome encodes:
- the ZHX3 gene encoding zinc fingers and homeoboxes protein 3 codes for MASKRKSTTPCMIPVKTVVLQDASVETQPAEAGPDGPQQDLPPETPAASSEAAQNSGPDGPALANGHRSTLDGYLYSCKYCDFRSQDVAQFVGHMNSEHTDFNKDPTFVCTECSFLAKTPEGLSLHNAKSHLGEASFVWSVAKPDNHVVVEQSVPEGTGTSDLAGEPSAEGTDGQAEIIITKTPIMKIMKGKAEAKKIHTLKENIPSQPVGEALPKPLAGETEVKEGDHSFVNGATPVSQASSSSTKPPHATNGPLIGTVPVLPAGIAQFLSLQQQPPVHAQHHAHQPLPTSKALPKVMIPLSSIPTYNAAMDSNSFLKNSFHKFPYPTKAELCYLTVVTKYPEEQLKIWFTAQRLKQGISWSPEEIEDARKKMFNTVIQSVPQPTITVLNTPLVASAGNVQHLIQAALPGHVVGQPEGTAGGLLVTQPLMANGLQAPNSSLPLSVTSVPKQPAVAPINTVCSNTASAVKVVNAAQTLLTACPSITSQAFLDANIYKNKKSHEQLSALKGSFCRNQFPGQSEVEHLTKVTGLSTREVRKWFSDRRYHCRNLKGSRAMMPGEPGSIIIDSVPEVPFSPSAKASEVTCIPMAATLASHPAAKRQSWHQTPDFTPTKYKERAPEQLRALESSFAQNPLPLDEELDRLRTETKMTRREIDSWFSERRKKVNAEETKKTDETACQEEEEAAEEEGGEEELASELRVLGEDGSAEVPGSHISAERKVSPIKINLKNLRVTEANGKSELPGLGACEPEDDGSNKLAEQPPGRVSYKKTAQQRHLLRQLFVQTQWPSNQDYDSIMAQTGLPRPEVVRWFGDSRYALKNGQLKWYEDYKRGNFPPGLLVIAPGNRELLQDYYVTHKMLYEEDLQSLCDKTQMSCQQVKQWFAEKMGEETRAVVDTGSEDQGPGAGEPAAVHKGVGDTYSEVSENSESWETSAPEASSEPFETSSPQAGPQLETD; via the coding sequence ATGGCCAGCAAGAGGAAATCCACCACCCCTTGCATGATCCCAGTGAAGACGGTGGTGCTGCAGGACGCCAGCGTGGAGACCCAGCCTGCTGAGGCCGGGCCTGATGGACCCCAGCAGGATCTGCCTCCAGAAACACCTGCTGCCAGCAGCGAGGCAGCCCAGAACTCAGGTCCTGACGGCCCTGCACTGGCCAATGGGCATCGGAGCACTTTGGATGGCTATTTATACTCCTGTAAATACTGTGACTTCAGATCCCAGGATGTGGCCCAATTTGTGGGACATATGAACTCAGAGCACACAGACTTCAACAAAGACCCAACTTTTGTATGCACTGAGTGCAGTTTTTTGGCAAAAACCCCTGAGGGACTTTCCCTGCACAACGCCAAGTCTCACTTGGGGGAAGCCAGCTTTGTGTGGAGTGTGGCCAAGCCAGACAATCATGTGGTCGTGGAGCAGAGTGTCCCCGAGGGCACAGGCACTTCTGACCTAGCAGGTGAGCCCAGTGCCGAAGGGACTGATGGACAGGCTGAAATCATTATTACCAAAACTCCAATCATGAAGATAATGAAAGGTAAAGCTGAAGCCAAAAAAATTCATACACTCAAGGAGAACATCCCTAGCCAACCTGTGGGTGAGGCCTTGCCAAAGCCGTTAGCTGGAGAAACAGAGGTGAAAGAGGGCGACCACTCCTTTGTCAATGGAGCGACTCCTGTCAGCCAGGCATCTTCCAGCTCCACTAAGCCCCCACATGCCACCAATGGGCCCCTGATAGGCACAGTGCCAGTGTTGCCAGCTGGTATAGCACAGTTCCTCTCcctccagcagcagcccccagtgCATGCTCAGCATCACGcccaccagcccctgcccacatCCAAGGCCCTTCCCAAAGTGATGATTCCCCTGAGCAGCATTCCAACGTACAATGCGGCCATGGACTCCAACAGCTTCCTGAAGAACTCCTTCCACAAGTTCCCCTACCCCACCAAAGCTGAGCTCTGCTATTTGACTGTGGTGACCAAGTATCCAGAAGAACAGCTCAAGATCTGGTTCACAGCCCAGAGGCTGAAACAAGGTATCAGCTGGTCTCCCGAGGAGATTGAGGATGCCCGGAAGAAGATGTTCAATACAGTGATCCAGTCTGTACCTCAGCCCACAATCACAGTCCTAAACACCCCTTTGGTCGCCAGTGCAGGCAACGTCCAGCATCTCATccaggctgctctcccaggccatgtgGTGGGGCAGCCCGAGGGCACAGCAGGGGGACTTCTGGTCACTCAGCCACTGATGGCCAATGGGCTGCAAGCCCCAAACTCATCTCTCCCCCTGTCTGTTACATCTGTCCCTAAGCAGCCAGCTGTGGCACCCATTAACACTGTGTGCTCAAATACAGCCTCAGCTGTGAAGGTGGTCAATGCGGCCCAGACGCTCCTCACGGCATGCCCCAGCATAACTTCCCAAGCCTTCCTGGATGCTAACATctacaaaaataagaaatctcATGAACAGCTGTCAGCTCTGAAAGGGAGCTTCTGTCGGAACCAGTTCCCTGGGCAGAGTGAAGTTGAGCATCTGACCAAGGTGACCGGCCTCAGTACCAGGGAGGTACGGAAATGGTTCAGTGATCGGAGATACCACTGCCGGAACCTGAAGGGCTCCAGAGCCATGATGCCTGGAGAGCCAGGTTCTATCATCATTGACTCTGTGCCAGAGGTGCCCTTCTCCCCGTCGGCCAAGGCCTCAGAGGTGACCTGCATCCCCATGGCAGCCACACTAGCGAGCCACCCTGCCGCCAAGCGACAGTCCTGGcaccagactcctgacttcacaCCAACCAAATACAAGGAGCGAGCCCCCGAGCAGCTCAGAGCCCTGGAGAGCAGTTTTGCACAAAACCCCCTTCCTCTTGATGAGGAACTGGACCGCCTGAGAACTGAAACCAAAATGACTCGAAGAGAAATCGATAGCTGGTTTTCGGAAAGACGGAAAAAAGTGAATGCCGAGGAGACCAAGAAGACGGATGAGACTGCCtgtcaggaggaagaggaggctgcggaggaggagggtggagaaGAGGAGCTGGCCAGTGAGCTGCGGGTCCTTGGCGAAGACGGCTCCGCGGAAGTGCCCGGCAGCCACATCTCAGCAGAGCGCAAAGTCAGTCCCATCAAAATCAACCTCAAGAACCTGCGGGTCACAGAAGCCAATGGCAAGAGTGAGCTTCCAGGGCTGGGTGCCTGTGAGCCCGAGGATGATGGCTCCAACAAGCTGGCAGAGCAGCCCCCCGGCAGAGTGAGCTACAAGAAGACGGCCCAGCAGCGGCACTTGCTGCGGCAGCTCTTTGTCCAGACACAGTGGCCAAGCAACCAGGACTACGACTCCATCATGGCCCAGACAGGTCTGCCACGGCCTGAGGTGGTGCGCTGGTTCGGGGACAGCAGGTATGCCCTGAAGAATGGCCAGCTCAAGTGGTACGAAGACTACAAGCGGGGCAACTTCCCACCAGGGCTGCTGGTCATTGCCCCCGGCAACCGTGAGCTGCTACAGGACTACTACGTGACACACAAGATGCTGTACGAGGAGGACCTGCAGAGCCTCTGTGACAAGACCCAGATGAGCTgccagcaggttaagcagtgGTTTGCCGAGAAGATGGGCGAGGAGACCCGGGCTGTAGTGGATACAGGCAGTGAGGACCAGGGCCCTGGTGCTGGCGAGCCTGCGGCCGTTCACAAAGGGGTTGGCGACACCTATTCGGAAGTATCTGAAAACAGTGAGTCGTGGGAGACCAGTGCCCCTGAGGCCAGCTCAGAGCCCTTTGAGACGTCGAGTCCCCAGGCCGGACCTCAGCTCG